AACGTCTCGAGACCAACGGTGCTTTGTCGTCAGGACTGAGCCTCGGCTTCCTGCTTTTGTTCAGTGGTCTCGGCATCTGCTGAGTTCTGGCTGCGCTGACAGCCACCTGATCCTGCGAATGCAGGAGCTGTAATGAGAAGCGTTGCGCAGAGAAGGGTCGAGAGGCGAAGCATCGTCGTGAATGTATTTTGGAAATGTTGGCGAATCAACCCCGGCGACCGCGAGCATCAGCCATCAGACTCAAAAAGCAGGACGGATGAAACCAGCCACACCGTCCGATTTGTTTGACTCTCTCCGTTAAAAGTTCAGGCGTAAGACATTGCTCATAGTGTCGTCAGACGCTGCCTGATCCCAAAGCTGATCTATTGCTTAGTGGCTTGTAAATGCTGGTTGACGCAGAGTGTCGTTATCACAGGGTGCGACCGTGTTTTGTATTCAACGGCTTTCTGACAAAGGCTGGGACTGCATTGCAGACAATCTCAACCTGCTTGAAGCAAGAGCGAAAGCAACACTTTGGTCACAAGAACACGCGGCTGCCTTTCGGGTTGTCAGTCTCGATCAATCCGACATGCAGTTTCTCTGCAGGGATGGAGTGATACTGGTTGATCTTTCCGAACCGGCAGATCTGGCTGCAGCTTTGGAAGGGCAGCCATCCGTGCTGATGGAAGATATCTCCTGGAAAATTCTGGCGGAGGCCAACTGAAGCTTTCCGCTAAGAATGGTGGTGATCGGTTGTTCGAGTGAACCCAACGTCACCGATGCATTGATCCCTATATGAAAAACCCCGCTCCAGAGCACCTGTGCGGGGAATGCAGAGCAAGAACGCGGTGAGATGCGAGGCAGGCCTCAGACTTTGCGGGAGTAGTACTCCACCACCAGCAGTTCATTGATCTCCAGTGCGACCCATTCGCGTTCGCACTTGCTGACCACCTTGGCGCTGAGCTTGGCTTTGTCGAGCTCCAGGTGGGGAGGCACGTTGGCAAGACCTGGGAATTCCAGGTTGCCTTCAGCCAATTTCTTGCTGCCCTTGCGCTCACGGACGGCGATGACATCACCGGCCTTGCATTGATAGCTGGCGATATCGGTGACGCGGCCATTCACAGTGACATGGCCATGATTCACAAGCTGGCGGGCGCCAGGCACAGTGGGGCCGAAACCGAGGCGGAAGCAGACGTTATCGAGACGGTTTTCGAGAAGTTTGAGCAGGTTGGTTCCTGTGGAACCGTCCTGGGCGCGCGCTTTTTTCACGTAGCGCACGAGCTGGCGTTCGGAGACGCCGTAGTTGAAACGAAGCTTCTGCTTCTCTTCAAGGCGGATCGCGTATTCAGAGCGCTTGCGACGGGCTTGGCCGTGCTGACCGGGTGGATAGGACCGCTTTGCGGCCTTCCGAGTGAGACCAGGGAGGTCTCCCAAGCGCCGCGTGATCCTCAGGCGAGGGCCGCGGTAACGAGACATAGGTGAAGAAGGTGTTGGACCATTCACGCTGATGAGACGCCATGCTGGACTTGATGTCAGCTTTGCGTTTCTGCATGCGCGAACCACACATCCTATCTGTCGGCTTCCTGGAGTCCGTTGGACAGGGTTTCAGCAAGGTCATGGCCCAGCTGATGATCGCCGCGATCGGTTTTTATCGCAGTTGGTTGTCTCCACTGTTTGGCCCCCGTTGTCGCTTCATTCCCAGCTGCAGTGCCTACGGATTGGAAGCGATTCAACGCCATGGCCCCTGGCGGGGTGGCTGGCTCACTCTGCGCCGGGTTTGTCGCTGTCATCCCTTCACCCCCTGCGGTTGTGACCCCGTTCCTGACTGAGTCCATGCAGCTGACCTTGTTCAGCAGGCAGGGTTGCTGCCTTTGTGAAGGCTTGGAGCAAAGGCTTCAAGGCCTAGATCTCAGTCGCTTCGAACCACCGCTGAGCTTGGAGGTGATCGATATTGATGCAGAGGGGATTGAGCCGCAACTGCGGGCTCGTTATGACCTTGAAGTGCCGGTTCTGGCACTGCAGGGCAAGCCCTTGCCACGGGTCTCCCCTCGCCTGAGCGGTGAGGGACTGTTCAATTGGTTGCAACGGCACTGCTCCAGCGTCGCCGGATCGGATTAGAACGGCCTCAGCTTTAGGAGCCGGTGATGACGCAGACGCTCCATGCGCTGCTGCAAGCAGTGCGGCTTCCACTGCCGGAGGGACTCCCTAACCCCGCGGTCACATCGATCACCTGTGATTCCCGCAGTGTCCGCCAGGGCTGTCTTTTCATCGGTCTCCCTGGTGAACGCGTCGATGGCGGCTGTTTTTGGCCGGAGGCCCTGAAGGCTGGAGCCGTGGCCGCGCTGATCGGTTCGCAAGCAGCACAGTCGAATCCGCCCTCTGATCAGGATCCCGTTCTGGTGATTCCTGAGCCGGTGTCCCATTGGGCCGGAGAGCTGGCTGCCGCCTTCTGGCAGCAGCCCTCATTGCGCATGCATTTGATCGGTGTGACCGGCACCAATGGCAAGACCACCACAACCCACTTGATTGAACATCTGAGCCTGGCGTGCGGTTGTTCCGCAGCGCTGTTCGGAACACTGGTCAACCGCTGGCCTGGACACAGCTTGACGTCGACCCACACCACTGCGGTTGCGGATCAGCTGCAGGCTCAGCTGGCTGAAGCGTTGAACCGGGGCACCCAGGTGGCGGCCATGGAGGTCAGTTCCCATGCTCTGGATCAGCAACGCGTCGCGGGTTGTCGTTTCTCCTCTGCCGTGTTCACCAACCTCACGCAGGACCACCTCGACTACCACGCGACGATGGAGGCCTATTTCGAAGCAAAGGCGCGTCTGTTTGCCGATCCTTTCCTGATCGGGGAAGGTCCCCGTGCGGTGGTGAATGTCGATGACCCCTGGGGACGTCGTCTGGCGGATCGCCTTGGCGATCGCTGCTGGCGCTGCAGCCTCGACGAGATGGCCGATCTCAGCATGCGCGATCTCGTGATGACATCCAGCGGCGTGCAGGGAATGCTGGTGACACCTCGAGGCGAAGGACGTTTTCATTCGCCTCTGGTCGGTCGCTTCAATTTGATGAATGTGATGCAGGCCATCGGCTCGCTGCTTCAGCAGGACTTGCCACTGCCGTTGTTGTTAAAGGCCCTTCCGCATTTCCGTGGTGTGCCTGGTCGGATGGAGAGGGTGCTGCCTTCCGCCTCTGCCACAGTCCAGCTGCCCGCCGTTGTTGTGGATTACGCCCACACCCCGGACGGCCTGCGCAGCGCTCTTGAGGCCAGTCGTCCCTTTGTGGATGGACAGCTGGTATGTGTGTTTGGCTGCGGTGGCGACCGTGATCGGGG
Above is a window of Synechococcus sp. BIOS-E4-1 DNA encoding:
- the rpsD gene encoding 30S ribosomal protein S4 — translated: MSRYRGPRLRITRRLGDLPGLTRKAAKRSYPPGQHGQARRKRSEYAIRLEEKQKLRFNYGVSERQLVRYVKKARAQDGSTGTNLLKLLENRLDNVCFRLGFGPTVPGARQLVNHGHVTVNGRVTDIASYQCKAGDVIAVRERKGSKKLAEGNLEFPGLANVPPHLELDKAKLSAKVVSKCEREWVALEINELLVVEYYSRKV
- the yidD gene encoding membrane protein insertion efficiency factor YidD, which produces MREPHILSVGFLESVGQGFSKVMAQLMIAAIGFYRSWLSPLFGPRCRFIPSCSAYGLEAIQRHGPWRGGWLTLRRVCRCHPFTPCGCDPVPD
- a CDS encoding glutaredoxin family protein, producing MQLTLFSRQGCCLCEGLEQRLQGLDLSRFEPPLSLEVIDIDAEGIEPQLRARYDLEVPVLALQGKPLPRVSPRLSGEGLFNWLQRHCSSVAGSD
- a CDS encoding UDP-N-acetylmuramoyl-L-alanyl-D-glutamate--2,6-diaminopimelate ligase; its protein translation is MTQTLHALLQAVRLPLPEGLPNPAVTSITCDSRSVRQGCLFIGLPGERVDGGCFWPEALKAGAVAALIGSQAAQSNPPSDQDPVLVIPEPVSHWAGELAAAFWQQPSLRMHLIGVTGTNGKTTTTHLIEHLSLACGCSAALFGTLVNRWPGHSLTSTHTTAVADQLQAQLAEALNRGTQVAAMEVSSHALDQQRVAGCRFSSAVFTNLTQDHLDYHATMEAYFEAKARLFADPFLIGEGPRAVVNVDDPWGRRLADRLGDRCWRCSLDEMADLSMRDLVMTSSGVQGMLVTPRGEGRFHSPLVGRFNLMNVMQAIGSLLQQDLPLPLLLKALPHFRGVPGRMERVLPSASATVQLPAVVVDYAHTPDGLRSALEASRPFVDGQLVCVFGCGGDRDRGKRPQMAAIAAELADRVVVTSDNPRTEDPQRILDDVVAGLSSGIDYQVEVDRAIAIAQAIAQAGTGDLVLIAGKGHEDYQIVGTEKLHFDDREEAERALKQRFDAKKVGR